A window of Streptomyces gilvosporeus contains these coding sequences:
- a CDS encoding GlxA family transcriptional regulator, translating to MGVGVDGVAFPGEGAERARRRHRVAVLVRDGMLPIEVGIVHRIFGEARSADGAPLYELVTCALVPGEVQTDTDFTVNVPHGVEVLETADTVVVPASGVDYRLSAEPAEGRLSPAMADALGRIRPGTRIASICTGAFVLAAAGLLDGRRATTHWRSVDDFRRMFPGVRLDADVLYTDEGEVLTAAGVASGVDLCLHMVRCDHGAAVANDVARRTVVPPHREGGQAQYVRRPVPEPQVSSTGAARAWALEHLDRPLTLRELAVREAMSVRTFTRRFREEVGMSPVQWLTQQRVERARQLLEETDLSVDRIATEAGFGTAASLRQHLHAALGVSPRAYRSTFRGVGV from the coding sequence ATGGGTGTGGGCGTGGACGGGGTGGCGTTTCCGGGGGAGGGGGCGGAGCGGGCCCGGCGGCGGCATCGGGTGGCGGTGCTGGTGCGGGACGGGATGTTGCCGATCGAGGTGGGCATCGTGCACCGGATCTTCGGGGAGGCGCGGTCGGCGGACGGAGCGCCGCTGTATGAGCTGGTGACGTGTGCGCTGGTGCCGGGTGAGGTGCAGACGGATACCGACTTCACGGTGAATGTGCCGCACGGGGTGGAGGTGCTGGAGACGGCGGACACCGTGGTCGTACCGGCTTCGGGGGTGGACTACAGGCTCTCGGCGGAGCCCGCCGAGGGGCGGCTGAGCCCGGCGATGGCGGACGCGCTGGGGCGGATCCGGCCGGGGACGCGGATCGCGTCGATCTGCACGGGGGCGTTCGTGCTGGCCGCGGCGGGGCTGCTGGACGGGCGGCGGGCCACGACGCACTGGCGGTCGGTGGATGACTTCCGGCGGATGTTCCCGGGGGTCCGGCTGGATGCGGATGTGCTCTACACGGACGAGGGGGAGGTGCTGACGGCGGCCGGGGTCGCCTCGGGGGTCGATCTGTGTCTGCACATGGTGCGGTGCGATCACGGGGCGGCGGTGGCCAATGACGTCGCGCGGCGGACGGTGGTGCCGCCGCACCGGGAGGGAGGGCAGGCCCAGTACGTCCGGCGGCCGGTGCCGGAGCCGCAGGTGTCCTCCACCGGGGCGGCGCGGGCGTGGGCGCTGGAACATCTGGACCGGCCGCTGACTCTGCGGGAGCTGGCGGTGCGGGAGGCGATGAGCGTACGGACGTTCACCCGGCGGTTCCGGGAGGAGGTGGGGATGTCGCCGGTGCAGTGGCTGACGCAGCAACGGGTGGAGCGGGCGCGGCAGTTGCTGGAGGAGACGGACCTGTCCGTGGACCGGATCGCGACCGAGGCCGGCTTCGGGACGGCGGCTTCGCTGCGGCAGCATCTGCACGCGGCGTTGGGGGTGTCGCCGCGGGCCTATCGGAGCACGTTTCGGGGGGTCGGGGTGTGA
- a CDS encoding PAS domain-containing protein produces the protein MSSRPSRGAARLAAILDALPDALLLVNCNGTVVNANTIALETFEAPGTALVGRGLLDLLPSFDSKRIPGSMRRPDNDEEGGRTKPTRMVARRTDGTEMLVEVTSANLEDGRTPYESAFEAAYADHRNGYTGDELLMLVVRDLTGTLDTETELARQQRQTEMILRAAAEGVVGVDAEGKVVLVNPSAAQILGYRASELGGKELHPLLHHSRADGSALPWEDTPLADTLKSGRKHRVRGQVLWAKDGRSVAVDLTTAPVRDGDQLVGAVMTFTDRRPYDALAARHTQLLAVLEQALRGPLEELNGELSTLASDPAGQLWPEANQILHHLAAGHARMTTLVDNVLSYQRLDSGVERLGRTKVSMDAVVAAGVEGAIELIGPGRAQFAVHAPPIEAVVDADRVAQALSHLIADVAGVDSTGRMPAGTGAAGPGGRTGPIPGDSTIVVAAAKRGDVVRIEVRGPFGGGDPVHEPIVRGIVRQHGGLLQTHEVPGGQGAGGSAYVLELPVGLDGAASDGPETASGAGTDTASEAGTDAADATSGGGTTVMPVPAGRARGTQPAGADAGEDGREAAAAGTEGGAGLPAQAGGAQPTGRRRARHSGAEQGAAEASGTDGAGMAAAEPVPPTGRRRARQSAPEGGALALPAGPSGAAGAAGAAVDAAGPGGAANGSGARGGPGDAGSADGAASAAQMGGPGGAHGPNGAAAPGPHGGGRQTPPGAGDVTGAGTGPQGQVPGAVPGQPQIPGQASPQGLAPVQATGRRARRALAEAPERAAAQGGAATPVPPGGQQALAPAGARTAFALPPAAADRTPQAHPQATPPDQPLPALAAAAGQVPAQAAGSQDGVGTGRRRARRPIGDGSGETAAAQPGAKPDASADSGAAQGDWESEPTGRRRARRAAAEERAAAAMADSESSGTFVAGPEGLVAQPLQPADETGTATGTAPGVAPVDGAPAPTGRRRGRPSPAEEPQAQAAAAQGQAPATARQPLPAGADEDGPAAGHSHGRAFSVRTLGQGVPFAQQLADQQRPVAPPPPGSTPPGGTSAGSGRRRKLAAPQERQAQDGERAETGPVPGAQLARQAKPAPQPQPQPRLRDTGEGRAFAISAPDEGSEGPEPLDGPNGAVEVMDRQPLPMDDELPPEPLDNPRRLLVWPAPDVHTQQALSDRGYRPVIVNSREEVDAQIAAYPAALFVDPLTGPITRTALQSLRQAAGAAKVPVLVTAGLGQATREAAYGADPAVLLKALAPRDGENHPSRVLLIEQNDAIAGALTTSLERRGMQVARVDADTDAVTLAQQMRPNLVVMDLMQVRRRRAGIVDWLRANGLLDHTPLVVYTSADMDPAQLPRLAAGETVLFLAERSTSAEVQSRIVDLLAKIGTN, from the coding sequence GTGAGCAGCAGGCCATCCCGAGGCGCTGCTCGCCTCGCAGCCATACTCGATGCCCTTCCCGACGCGCTGTTGCTCGTCAACTGCAACGGCACGGTCGTCAACGCCAACACCATCGCGCTGGAGACGTTCGAGGCACCGGGGACCGCCCTGGTGGGCCGCGGGCTGCTGGACCTGCTGCCGTCCTTCGACTCCAAGCGGATCCCGGGGTCGATGCGGCGCCCGGACAACGATGAAGAGGGCGGGCGGACGAAGCCGACGCGGATGGTGGCGCGGCGTACGGACGGGACCGAGATGCTGGTGGAGGTGACCAGCGCGAACCTGGAGGACGGACGGACCCCGTACGAGTCCGCCTTCGAGGCCGCCTACGCCGACCACCGCAACGGCTATACGGGCGATGAGCTGCTGATGCTGGTCGTCCGCGATCTGACGGGGACGCTGGACACCGAGACCGAGCTGGCGCGTCAGCAGCGGCAGACGGAGATGATTCTGCGGGCCGCGGCCGAGGGCGTGGTGGGGGTCGACGCCGAGGGCAAGGTCGTTCTCGTCAATCCGTCCGCCGCGCAGATCCTGGGCTACCGGGCCAGTGAGCTGGGCGGGAAGGAACTGCATCCGCTTCTGCACCACTCGCGGGCGGACGGTTCGGCGCTGCCGTGGGAGGACACGCCGCTGGCCGACACCCTCAAGTCCGGGCGCAAGCACCGGGTGCGGGGGCAGGTGCTGTGGGCGAAGGACGGGCGGTCGGTGGCCGTCGATCTGACGACGGCGCCGGTACGGGACGGCGACCAGCTCGTCGGCGCGGTGATGACGTTCACCGACCGGCGGCCCTACGACGCGCTGGCGGCGCGGCATACGCAGCTGCTGGCCGTGCTGGAGCAGGCGCTGCGCGGGCCGCTGGAGGAGCTGAACGGCGAGCTGAGCACGCTGGCGTCCGATCCGGCGGGCCAGCTGTGGCCGGAGGCGAACCAGATCCTGCACCATCTGGCGGCCGGCCACGCCCGGATGACGACCCTGGTGGACAACGTCCTGAGCTATCAGCGGCTGGACTCCGGCGTGGAGCGGCTCGGCCGTACCAAGGTGTCGATGGACGCCGTGGTCGCGGCGGGTGTCGAGGGCGCGATCGAGCTGATCGGGCCGGGCCGGGCGCAGTTCGCGGTGCATGCGCCCCCGATAGAGGCCGTGGTCGACGCGGACCGGGTGGCGCAGGCGCTGTCGCATCTGATCGCGGATGTCGCGGGCGTGGACTCGACGGGACGGATGCCGGCGGGCACGGGCGCGGCGGGGCCCGGTGGCCGTACGGGGCCGATCCCCGGGGACTCGACGATCGTGGTGGCGGCCGCCAAGCGCGGCGACGTCGTACGGATCGAGGTGCGCGGGCCGTTCGGCGGCGGCGACCCGGTCCATGAGCCGATCGTGCGCGGGATCGTGCGGCAGCACGGCGGCCTCCTTCAGACGCATGAGGTGCCGGGCGGCCAGGGCGCGGGCGGCAGCGCGTATGTGCTGGAGCTGCCGGTGGGCCTGGACGGCGCGGCGTCGGACGGGCCGGAGACGGCTTCCGGGGCGGGCACGGACACGGCATCCGAAGCGGGCACGGACGCGGCGGACGCGACGTCCGGTGGCGGGACGACGGTGATGCCGGTGCCGGCCGGGCGGGCGCGGGGGACGCAGCCGGCCGGGGCCGACGCGGGCGAGGACGGCCGGGAGGCCGCTGCGGCCGGTACGGAAGGCGGCGCGGGGCTGCCGGCCCAGGCCGGGGGTGCGCAGCCGACCGGACGGCGGCGGGCGCGGCACTCGGGAGCCGAGCAGGGCGCGGCCGAGGCGTCGGGCACGGACGGTGCGGGGATGGCGGCGGCCGAGCCCGTACCGCCGACCGGACGGCGGCGGGCGCGGCAGAGTGCGCCGGAGGGCGGCGCGCTGGCCCTCCCGGCGGGTCCGAGCGGGGCGGCCGGAGCTGCCGGGGCGGCTGTTGACGCGGCCGGTCCGGGTGGTGCGGCGAACGGGAGCGGGGCCCGGGGCGGGCCCGGCGATGCGGGGTCCGCCGATGGTGCTGCGTCTGCCGCCCAGATGGGCGGGCCTGGTGGCGCCCACGGCCCGAACGGCGCCGCTGCTCCTGGCCCGCACGGTGGTGGGCGGCAGACCCCGCCGGGTGCCGGGGACGTGACGGGTGCCGGGACGGGGCCGCAGGGGCAGGTGCCCGGGGCCGTTCCGGGGCAGCCGCAGATTCCGGGGCAGGCGTCGCCGCAGGGGCTGGCGCCCGTACAGGCCACCGGGCGCCGGGCGCGCCGGGCGCTGGCCGAGGCGCCGGAGCGGGCCGCCGCGCAGGGTGGCGCCGCCACGCCCGTACCGCCGGGTGGTCAGCAGGCGCTGGCGCCGGCGGGTGCGCGGACGGCGTTTGCGCTGCCGCCCGCCGCGGCCGACCGGACTCCCCAGGCACACCCGCAGGCGACCCCGCCGGATCAGCCGCTGCCCGCGCTCGCCGCGGCCGCCGGGCAGGTGCCCGCCCAGGCCGCCGGGTCGCAGGACGGCGTCGGTACGGGGCGGCGCCGGGCGCGCCGCCCGATCGGCGACGGGTCCGGCGAGACGGCCGCCGCACAGCCGGGGGCCAAGCCGGACGCGTCCGCCGACTCCGGTGCGGCACAGGGGGATTGGGAGAGCGAGCCGACCGGCCGCCGCCGCGCCCGGCGGGCCGCGGCCGAGGAGCGGGCGGCGGCTGCGATGGCCGATTCCGAGTCCTCCGGCACCTTTGTGGCGGGCCCGGAAGGGCTGGTGGCGCAGCCGCTCCAGCCCGCGGACGAGACCGGTACGGCCACGGGTACGGCGCCCGGCGTCGCCCCGGTCGACGGTGCCCCCGCCCCCACGGGCCGCAGGCGCGGCCGCCCCAGCCCCGCCGAGGAGCCGCAGGCCCAGGCGGCGGCCGCGCAGGGTCAGGCGCCCGCCACCGCCCGGCAGCCGCTGCCGGCCGGCGCCGACGAGGACGGTCCCGCCGCGGGCCACTCGCACGGGCGGGCCTTCAGCGTGCGCACCCTCGGGCAGGGTGTGCCCTTCGCCCAACAGCTCGCCGACCAGCAGCGTCCGGTGGCGCCCCCGCCACCGGGCAGTACACCGCCCGGTGGCACCTCCGCCGGTTCGGGCCGCCGCCGCAAGCTGGCGGCGCCGCAGGAGCGGCAGGCCCAGGACGGCGAGCGCGCCGAGACCGGCCCCGTGCCGGGCGCGCAGCTGGCGCGGCAGGCCAAGCCCGCGCCGCAGCCGCAGCCCCAGCCGCGTCTGCGGGACACGGGCGAGGGCCGGGCGTTCGCCATCTCGGCGCCTGACGAGGGCAGCGAGGGCCCCGAGCCGCTGGACGGTCCGAACGGCGCCGTCGAGGTGATGGACCGCCAGCCGCTGCCGATGGACGACGAGCTGCCGCCGGAGCCGCTGGACAATCCGCGTCGGCTGCTGGTGTGGCCCGCGCCGGACGTCCACACCCAGCAGGCGCTGAGCGACCGCGGCTACCGCCCGGTGATCGTCAACTCCCGGGAGGAGGTGGACGCGCAGATCGCGGCCTATCCGGCGGCGCTGTTCGTCGACCCGCTGACCGGGCCGATCACCCGTACCGCGCTCCAGTCGCTGCGTCAGGCGGCGGGCGCGGCCAAGGTCCCGGTGCTGGTCACCGCGGGTCTGGGGCAGGCCACCCGGGAGGCCGCCTACGGTGCCGATCCGGCCGTCCTGCTCAAGGCGCTCGCGCCGCGCGACGGCGAGAACCACCCGTCCAGGGTGCTGCTGATCGAGCAGAACGACGCCATCGCGGGCGCGCTGACGACCTCGCTGGAGCGGCGCGGGATGCAGGTCGCGCGGGTCGACGCGGACACCGATGCGGTCACGCTGGCGCAGCAGATGCGGCCGAATCTCGTGGTGATGGATCTGATGCAGGTGCGCCGCCGCCGGGCGGGCATCGTGGACTGGCTGCGTGCCAACGGTCTGCTGGACCACACCCCGCTGGTCGTCTACACCTCGGCGGACATGGACCCGGCGCAGCTGCCGCGGCTCGCGGCCGGTGAGACGGTGCTCTTCCTGGCCGAGCGGTCCACCAGCGCCGAGGTGCAGAGCCGGATCGTCGATCTGCTGGCCAAGATCGGCACGAACTGA
- a CDS encoding SSI family serine proteinase inhibitor: MPLVVAATTAAVSLVTATPVLAASSGARPAAPAAPAASRAPIPLPIPLPLPLLDHRSEGAGIPDLDDFTRTVPAPAHLPAHDHLTVTVTGSGSATSDGTFTLRCHPAGGNHPDAKGACAQLDKETRWGKDAFAPVPERAKCTMIYGSAATAHVTGRWAGRPVDAHFRRTNGCEIERWRRFEPLLPRPTS, encoded by the coding sequence ATGCCCCTCGTCGTCGCCGCCACGACCGCCGCCGTCTCGCTCGTCACCGCAACGCCCGTCCTCGCCGCCTCGTCCGGCGCCCGCCCGGCCGCACCCGCCGCGCCGGCCGCTTCGCGCGCCCCCATCCCCCTTCCCATCCCGCTGCCGCTCCCGCTCCTCGACCACCGGTCCGAGGGCGCCGGCATCCCGGACCTGGACGACTTCACCCGTACGGTTCCCGCCCCGGCCCACCTCCCGGCCCACGACCACCTCACCGTCACCGTCACCGGCTCCGGTTCGGCCACGTCCGACGGCACCTTCACGCTGCGCTGCCACCCGGCGGGCGGCAACCACCCCGACGCCAAGGGGGCCTGCGCCCAGCTGGACAAGGAGACGCGCTGGGGGAAGGACGCGTTCGCGCCGGTACCCGAGCGGGCAAAGTGCACGATGATCTACGGCAGCGCAGCCACCGCGCATGTCACCGGCCGCTGGGCGGGGCGTCCGGTCGACGCCCATTTCCGGCGCACCAACGGCTGCGAGATCGAGCGTTGGCGCCGCTTCGAACCCCTGCTCCCGCGCCCCACTTCGTGA
- a CDS encoding NAD(P)H-dependent oxidoreductase — MKILWLFAHPDERSLSAALKTDGLRTLEAHGHQHRVSDLYAMKWNPVVDPADYGHDPTERFHVGPASERAYTEGRLSPDIASEQQKLAWADTLIIQFPLWWYGMPAILKGWFDRVFVKGFAFGITDPATGRPQRYGDGKLTGKRAMVIVTAGARAATLGPRGVNGDLNDLLFPLQHNTLWYTGMSVVPPLLIPGADRTTPETYETATTRLRDRLLTLPSTTPLPFRHQNTGDYDDNLLLHPHLTPALTGPAAHYTSPPPPAHI, encoded by the coding sequence ATGAAGATCCTCTGGCTGTTCGCCCACCCCGACGAGCGCTCCCTGAGCGCCGCCCTCAAGACCGACGGCCTGCGCACCCTGGAGGCCCACGGCCACCAGCACCGGGTCTCCGACCTGTACGCCATGAAGTGGAACCCGGTGGTCGACCCCGCCGACTACGGCCACGACCCGACGGAACGCTTCCACGTGGGCCCGGCATCCGAACGCGCCTACACCGAGGGCCGCTTGAGCCCCGACATCGCATCCGAACAGCAGAAACTCGCCTGGGCCGACACCCTGATCATCCAATTCCCGCTGTGGTGGTACGGCATGCCCGCCATCCTCAAGGGCTGGTTCGACCGCGTCTTCGTCAAAGGCTTCGCCTTCGGCATCACCGACCCCGCCACCGGCCGCCCCCAGCGCTACGGCGACGGCAAACTGACCGGCAAACGCGCCATGGTCATCGTCACCGCCGGCGCCCGCGCCGCCACCCTCGGCCCCCGCGGCGTCAACGGCGACCTCAACGACCTCCTCTTCCCCCTCCAGCACAACACCCTCTGGTACACCGGCATGTCCGTCGTCCCGCCCCTCCTGATCCCCGGCGCCGACCGCACCACCCCCGAGACCTACGAAACCGCCACCACTCGCCTACGCGACCGCCTCCTCACCCTCCCCAGCACCACCCCTCTCCCCTTCCGCCACCAAAACACCGGCGACTACGACGACAACCTCCTCCTCCACCCCCACCTCACCCCCGCCCTCACGGGCCCCGCCGCCCACTACACGTCGCCGCCCCCGCCGGCCCACATCTGA